The segment TTCGACTCCGGTAGGAATCAATAATCCATCGGCGAAGATCGTCGTTTTGTCGGCGACACCATCTTCATCGGTATCTTCCAGAATCCAGATTTTATCGTTCGCAGTAGCACCAGGTTCAATATGGGGATACGTCTCGGAACTCGCAATCCACAAACGACCTTGCGTATCGAAGTTCATCTGAATCGGTTTGGCCAGACGTGGATCGGATGCGTACAGGGAGATTTCGAAATCTTCGTGTACCTGCAATTCTCGCCGTTCCAGTTCCGGATCGGTGTCGGGAATGTCAGTGAGATCCCGCTGTGCGAACAGGGGTGAACTGGGAACGCAGAGTGATGCCAGCAACAGGGTGGGCAGACAGGTCCATTTGATGAATGCGTAGATCGGGTTCACGAAGTGTCCTCAACTGATATATTGTCTGATGTATTGACTGAATCTGGGGTGACCGCCAGTCAATGTCGTGAGTAGGCGATGAAAAAATAAGTACGACAAGCCTGTTGTCGGGCAATTTGAACGGTAAAACCCGTGGCTACTTCTGACGAGCGAGCTGATGAATCTGTTTGTCCGTATCCGCCGTTAACTGCAAGAGTTCGTCAAGTTCGACGGCGTTGTTGCCCTGCTCATGTTTACGAAAGAGCAACAAATAGGTGATGTTCTGTGGTCGCCAGTGATGAAAGTAGAGTTCGTTCTTTTTGAGAACCTTTTCGTGAACGGTAGACCACTCATCAGGAAGCCCATGCCGCAGGTCGACATTATCTATTCCGAACTGATGCAGAATCTCATCTGCCCAAGCAAGATAACCGACTTCGGTTAGATTCATGCTGCGTTCGAAATACTTTCCCGGTTCGGACTGATGAAATGCGGGTTCTGAAAAACGAGCAATGAGATCGATATACAGAGCTTCTTCCGATTGAGCGATTTTTTGGGTTTCTGCAGCGTACAGCTTAACCTGGTCGTTGTACGATTCGGGATCGGGGTAAGCATCTCCGAAGTCAGGGTGCGGCAATGGAGAGAGAAATATAAATCGGGGATTCTTCGATTGCTGTTTGAGATCGGCGATCAACTTTCGATACCGATCGGCAAAGGCCTGGAGTCGGTCTGCACCCGAAAAGGCTTCGTTGCCACCATATCCAAGGACGATGACAGTTGGGTCGATCGACTTCACCTGCGCCAGCATTTTCTCGTAACCTTTTTCAGGGGCTTCAAAAATACCGCGAGAATCAGCCCAGACCGTGTCTCCACTCCAACCGAGGTTACGGAAGGTCAGGTCGAGTTCGGGGTAGCTCATTGCCAGTGATGTTTCCAGCGGCCCGTATAATTGGGCCCGTTCGATCATCGTGTTGCCTAAAAACAAAACACGATCACCTTTCTGAAATTCAAACGCCGCTTCCGCAGCGAATGCAGGGCTGGTGATGATTAACATCATCGTGCCGGAGAGAAGAATCATCCGTCGTCGGAACGCTTTGAAAACTGAAAACATTTCGTCCACTGAAACAGGTCTCATTCTGGGCAAGAGAAGGATTGAGAATCGAGGAGGAATAAATCACGATTCAGAATCGGTGGGAGAATCGCTTGTATGCGGTTCTGTTCCCTGTCATGATCGAATAAAAATAAACGGGGAACATATCGATGTTAAAGAATCGTCTCCCGTAAAGTCAATCTGCCTCGAATGATATTCGACCTCTGGTTTGAACTTGTTCGCAATGCGCCCGCAAAAAAGGAGAGTCTTGTGATTCGTCCGTCTCACGTTGTTTTTTATTCGCTGTTGATTTTGTTTACCTTGTTCTCTTTCACACGTACCGGGCTTTCCGCAGCCGAAACAGGCGAGTTGAAAGTCGGTTGGTCAATGACCGACATCACCCCACCGGAGAAAGTCGCCCTCGTCGGACAACTCCACAAGCGGCTTTCTGAAGGTGTTCTCGATCCATTGCGAGCCACCGTACTAGCACTGGAGACCGTTAATGATAAAGGCGTCTCTGAGCAGGTCGTGTTTGTCTCTTGCGATCTCATAGGAATTCGCAAACAGACTCAGGACGAAGTTCAGGCTGCCATCAACGAACGTTTGAAAGATTTAGATGGGAAGAATGTTTTTCTGAATGCGACTCACACTCATACCGCCCCCCAGCAGGTTGATAGTGCTTTTCGTGATCTGTACGACGTCAGTCAGGACGAGGGTGTCTGGAAAGCGTCGCAGTACCGTGAGTTTCTTGTCGAAAAGATTGTCACTGCCGTTGAAGAAGCCTGGAACAAGCGGGCACCCGGTGGTTTCAGTTGGGGACTGGGGCACGCGTCCGTAGGACATAATCGTCGAGCGACATACTTCGATGGCCATGCCAAAATGTACGGTCTTACGAATATTCCCGAGTTCTATCGGATCGAAGGATACACAGACCACGCCGTACAGATGCTCTTCTTCTGGAACGAGCAGCAGGAAGTCACTGGCATCATCGTCAACATTGCCTGCCCGTCACAAGAGACGGAAGGCTTACGCGTTCTCTCCGCCGACTTCTGGCACGATGTCCGTGAGGAAGTGTGGAAGCGGCATTCTAAAGAGGTATTCATTCTTCCTCAGTGCGCCGCTGCAGGAGATATCTCGCCGCACCATATTTATCGCAAACAGCCCGAAGAAATCATGCTGAAGCGAAAAGGAATCTCCAGCCGCCAGCAGATCGCCACGCGCATTGTCGATGCCATCGACGAAACGATGCCTTATGTGAAGGACAGTATTCAGACAGACGTCGCACTGGTTCACAAAGTCACTAACTTTACGCTTCCCAAAGCAGAAGTCGAACCACCCTTCTACCTGACAGACGATCCGAATGAAGTCGATATTCATCTGATCCGCATCGGTGATGTTGCCCTCGTAAACAATCCGTTCGAGCTTTATCTCGATTATGGTGTTCGCATCCAGGCTCGTTCCCCTGCCGTGATGACAATGACCATTCAGCTCTCCAGCGGCCTCTGTGGTTATCTGCCAACTCGACCCGCTGTCAGCGGTGGCGGCTACAGCGCCGAAAAATTCGTCATCGGCCCCGATGGGGGCGACGCTCTCGTTGAACAATCCGTAGAAGGGATTCAGGGATTGTTTCCGTAGAATGGAAGCGAATGTGGAAGTCAGTTGACGGTGTATTCGTTCAGGAAGTAGGTTGAATGGTAGTCCTCATCGTAAAAGACTTTTACTGCCAGAAGGTGAAAAGTGTTTTTGTTGATCTTTAGTAGAATTTTTTCGCTAACAGGGTGATGTTTTAGTTTCATACCAAAGAATAAATAGGGTGGCTCCTCTTTGGGGCGTAATTCCCATAGGAGGTAGTCTGGCTTTTCGACTAAATCGCATTTGTCGCATAAAGCTTCTGTATCTTCATAGGTATTAACAGGCAGGCAGCTTTCGGTCACTTCTTGTGTCTGACGCCAAGATTTATGCGATGGATAAGGGCAAATCGAGTTCAACGTGCCGGAAAACGCGCCGGTGTCATTGACAATATCCTGGCACAAATTTTCAAAGTCGAACGTAAAAAGCCCTCTCCCTTCAGTGACCGAGTAGTGAGGGTTCTAACGCACGAAGACGTCGTTTGCACGTTCCGGATTGTCACTCTTGTAGGGTGGGAACTGAATGCTTAAACGGTTTGGGTCAACCGAGAATAGTTCAAATTTCGCTTGCGACTTAACCCTGAAAGTGTCGTCCATTCTGAGCACCACACCAGCCGCCCGCACCTGATGTCCAGCCTGCTGTTCCAAGTGATGCTTGAACTGTTCGATGACGTCGGAGTCTGGCTTCTCCTCTGCCACCAAGGGGACGCTGCTTATGACCAGCACACCAAACGCAATAATGTTCCTGAACCGCACCGAACCACACATTCTGTTTCCATTCATCCACTTGCTCCATTCTGGAAGATGAAGAGATTGATCAATCTGTGAATTGAATTGTCGCCTTTTTAGCATTTGTGGCAATAGAAATTAATAATTTCGCTGAGATCATGGTAATCTTACGAATAATATATACATCTTGAGAAAGACGAAGAAAATCACTCCCCTGAACTCGGTACTTCGCAGACAAGTCTAAATGAAGAGCTTTGATGTCCACTTCCAAACCAAAAAGGGTTGATACGCTTACTGGTTCCCTACTCGGTATGGCCGTAGGGGATGCATTGGGGTTGCCTTATGAGAATCTGAGTCGGCGGCGTCTTCAAAAACTACTAGGACCGCCGAGCAGATATCGGTTTCTGTTTGGGAGAGGCATGGTTTCAGATGATACGGAACATGCTTGTCTGGTGGCGCAGGCGATAATTCAGTCTCCCGGCGACCCCGTTGAATTCCAGCGAGCACTCGCCCGACGGTTGAAACATTGGTTCTGGATGTTACCGGCTGGAATTGGGTTAGCGACGCTTCGGTCGATGATGAAGCTGTCTGTAGGAATCACTCCAGAGAAGTCCGGAGTATTCTCAGCGGGAAACGGACCGGCAATGAGAGCCCCTCTCCTTGGGGTGGCGATTGATGATTTGGCTATGATGAAAGAGATGGTTCGCAGGTCAACAAGAATTACGCACACCGATCCTAAAGCCTTTTATGGAGCAGCGGCGGTCGCGTTGGCCGCACGGATTTCTGCCCGGTCGGAATCCATCACTCCGAGCGAATACTTGGAGCAGTTGACGGAGTTCCTGAATGGGGAACCGGCAGATGAGTTTCTCGACCTGGTCCGTCGTGTCGTTGAATCAGTTCAACTGGGGAATTCGACGAGTAAATATTGTGAACAACATGAAATGGCTCAGGGAGTCAGTGGATACATCTACCAGACGGTGCCAGTAGTGCTTCATTGCTGGTTCCTTCATTGTGAGGAATACGAGGAAGGCATTCAAGAAATCATTCAACTCGGAGGGGACACGGATACGACAGCGGCCATACTTGGAGGTAGTATTGGAGCCCGAGTTGGGGTAGGAGGAATTCCAGATCATTTATTAGTAAATCTGAGTGAGTTTCCTCGGAAAGTCGATTGGATGAAGAGACTGACGACCCAGCTTGAGGAAGTTTTAACTACAAATCAATCGGAGCGACCTCTATCCGTTTCACCCTTCCTCGTTCTCCTGCGAAATGTTCTCTTTATTGTCGTTGTACTCTTTCACGGGTTTCGCAGGTTGCTGCCTCCGTGGTGAAATCTTTTGTGGAACACGAAGGGATCGAATCTTTCTCAACTCCGTCCTGAGAAAGTCGTTAAGAATTCCCGTCGCCGGTCGAATCTCGTTATAATGGGGAACCCCTCATTCACGACCGTGAGTATTAACGAGAAGGATTAAGAGAGCGATGAGCGACGTTGAAACTGACGAAATTCTGTACGAAGAGAATCCGG is part of the Polystyrenella longa genome and harbors:
- a CDS encoding SGNH/GDSL hydrolase family protein, with translation MFSVFKAFRRRMILLSGTMMLIITSPAFAAEAAFEFQKGDRVLFLGNTMIERAQLYGPLETSLAMSYPELDLTFRNLGWSGDTVWADSRGIFEAPEKGYEKMLAQVKSIDPTVIVLGYGGNEAFSGADRLQAFADRYRKLIADLKQQSKNPRFIFLSPLPHPDFGDAYPDPESYNDQVKLYAAETQKIAQSEEALYIDLIARFSEPAFHQSEPGKYFERSMNLTEVGYLAWADEILHQFGIDNVDLRHGLPDEWSTVHEKVLKKNELYFHHWRPQNITYLLLFRKHEQGNNAVELDELLQLTADTDKQIHQLARQK
- a CDS encoding neutral/alkaline non-lysosomal ceramidase N-terminal domain-containing protein translates to MIRPSHVVFYSLLILFTLFSFTRTGLSAAETGELKVGWSMTDITPPEKVALVGQLHKRLSEGVLDPLRATVLALETVNDKGVSEQVVFVSCDLIGIRKQTQDEVQAAINERLKDLDGKNVFLNATHTHTAPQQVDSAFRDLYDVSQDEGVWKASQYREFLVEKIVTAVEEAWNKRAPGGFSWGLGHASVGHNRRATYFDGHAKMYGLTNIPEFYRIEGYTDHAVQMLFFWNEQQEVTGIIVNIACPSQETEGLRVLSADFWHDVREEVWKRHSKEVFILPQCAAAGDISPHHIYRKQPEEIMLKRKGISSRQQIATRIVDAIDETMPYVKDSIQTDVALVHKVTNFTLPKAEVEPPFYLTDDPNEVDIHLIRIGDVALVNNPFELYLDYGVRIQARSPAVMTMTIQLSSGLCGYLPTRPAVSGGGYSAEKFVIGPDGGDALVEQSVEGIQGLFP
- a CDS encoding ADP-ribosylglycohydrolase family protein, whose product is MSTSKPKRVDTLTGSLLGMAVGDALGLPYENLSRRRLQKLLGPPSRYRFLFGRGMVSDDTEHACLVAQAIIQSPGDPVEFQRALARRLKHWFWMLPAGIGLATLRSMMKLSVGITPEKSGVFSAGNGPAMRAPLLGVAIDDLAMMKEMVRRSTRITHTDPKAFYGAAAVALAARISARSESITPSEYLEQLTEFLNGEPADEFLDLVRRVVESVQLGNSTSKYCEQHEMAQGVSGYIYQTVPVVLHCWFLHCEEYEEGIQEIIQLGGDTDTTAAILGGSIGARVGVGGIPDHLLVNLSEFPRKVDWMKRLTTQLEEVLTTNQSERPLSVSPFLVLLRNVLFIVVVLFHGFRRLLPPW